The Zonotrichia leucophrys gambelii isolate GWCS_2022_RI unplaced genomic scaffold, RI_Zleu_2.0 Scaffold_367_51224, whole genome shotgun sequence genome includes a region encoding these proteins:
- the LOC135441606 gene encoding olfactory receptor 14J1-like, with translation MFFFLLNLALADLGSICTTVPKAIHSALWDTRNISCTGCAAQLFFLLFFMGAEYYLLAIMCYDRYVSICKPLHYGTLLGSRACAHMAAAAWASAFLTALLLTSNTFSLPLCHGNALGQFFCEIPQILKLSCSKSHLRELGFIPLSACLSFGCFVFIVFSYVQIFRAVLRIPSEQGRHKAFSTCLPHLAVLSLFLSTVIFAHLKPPSMSSPSLDLALSVLYSVVPPALNPLIYSLRNQELKAAVWRQ, from the coding sequence atgttcttcttcctgctcaatCTGGCCCTCgctgacctgggctccatctgcaccactgtccccaaagccataCACAGtgccctctgggacaccaggaacatctcctgcACAGGATGTGCGGCCCAGCTCTTTTTCTTACTGTTCTTCATGGGAGCAGAGTACTATCTCTTGgccatcatgtgctacgaccgctacgtgtccatctgcaaacccctgcactacgggaccctcctgggcagcagagcttgtgcccacatggcagcagctgcctgggccagtgccttcctcactgctctgctgctcacgtccaatacattttccctacccctgtgccatggcaatgcccttggacagttcttctgtgaaattccccagatcctcaagctctcctgctcaaaATCCcacctcagggaacttgggtTCATTCCACTTAGTGCCTGCTTAtcatttggttgttttgtgttcattgttttctcctatgtgcagatcttcagggctgtgctgaggatcccctctgagcagggacggcacaaagccttttccacctgcctccctcatctggctgtgctctccctgttcctcagcacagTTATCTTTGCtcacctgaagcccccctccatgtcctccccatccctggatctggccctgtcagttctgtactcggtggtgcctccagccctgaaccccctcatctacagtcttaggaaccaggagctcaaggctgcagtgtggagacag